In one window of Primulina tabacum isolate GXHZ01 chromosome 8, ASM2559414v2, whole genome shotgun sequence DNA:
- the LOC142554039 gene encoding dicarboxylate transporter 2.1, chloroplastic-like, whose translation MESIALLYSPSTASFSRLSANLLRPSPSISSTHIRPLPLLNCPPTAAHNLPFIHRRPFNPLLFRKPLGSSLAVPSSSTGVSCPTESEPPSPSPPQGVKLVPFVISISIGLIVRYFVPRPPEVTLQAWQLLSIFLSTIAGLVLSPLPVGAWAFLGLTTSIITKTLSFSAAFSAFTNEVIWLIVISFFFARGFVKTGLGDRIATFFVKCLGKSTLGLSYGLTLSEALIAPAMPSTTARAGGVFLPIIKSLSLAAGSSPGDSSRKKIGSYLVQSQFQSAGNSSALFLTAAAQNLLCLKLAEELGVIIANPWVSWFKAASLPAFVSLLASPLILYKIYPPETKDTPEAPAMAAKKLELMGPVTKNEWVMVGTMLLAVSLWVFGDAIGIASVVAAMIGLSILLLLGVLDWDDCLSEKSAWDTLAWFAVLVGMAGQLTNLGIVSWMSNCVAKSLQSLSLSWPAAFVLLQAAYFLIHYLFASQTGHVGALFSAFLAMHLASGVPGVLSALALAYNTNLFGALTHYSSGQAAVYFGAGYIDLPDVFKFGFIMAIINALIWGVVGTVWWKFLGLY comes from the exons ATGGAGAGCATCGCCCTTCTCTACTCTCCATCCACCGCATCCTTCTCCCGCCTCTCCGCCAACCTCCTCCGCCCATCTCCTTCCATTTCCTCCACCCACATCCGCCCCCTCCCATTGCTCAATTGCCCACCCACCGCCGCCCACAACCTTCCTTTCATTCACCGCCGCCCTTTCAATCCCCTCCTCTTCCGTAAACCGCTTGGTAGCTCTCTTGCCGTTCCTTCCTCATCCACCGGCGTCTCATGCCCCACGGAATCAGAGCCACCATCACCTTCTCCGCCTCAAGGAGTCAAGCTCGTCCCTTTCGTGATCTCTATATCCATCGGTTTGATCGTTCGATATTTTGTTCCGAGGCCGCCTGAAGTCACCCTGCAAGCTTGGCAATTGCTCTCAATTTTCCTTTCCACCATCGCCGGACTGGTCCTCAGTCCCCTTCCCGTCGGCGCTTGGGCTTTTCTTGGGCTCACAACTTCCATTATAACCAAAACCCTCTCTTTTTCCGCAGCCTTTTCCGCCTTCACCAATGAAGTCATATGGCTGATTGTCATATCCTTTTTCTTTGCTCGGGGTTTCGTCAAGACAGGCTTAGGTGATAGAATTGCGACGTTTTTTGTTAAATGTTTGGGTAAGAGTACGCTCGGGTTGTCATACGGGTTGACTTTGAGTGAGGCGTTGATTGCTCCGGCAATGCCGAGCACCACGGCAAGGGCGGGGGGCGTTTTCTTGCCAATCATCAAATCATTGTCTTTGGCGGCTGGGAGTAGTCCCGGGGACTCTTCCAGGAAGAAGATTGGTTCTTATTTAGTACAGTCTCAGTTTCAG TCTGCCGGTAACTCTAGTGCTCTTTTCCTAACTGCTGCAGCTCAAAACTTGCTATGCCTTAAACTAGCAGAGGAACTTGGTGTCATAATTGCAAATCCATGGGTTTCTTGGTTCAAGGCTGCTAGTTTACCTGCTTTTGTTTCTCTTCTAGCTTCACCTTTGATCTTATACAAAATTTATCCTCCCGAAACCAAAGACACGCCCGAGGCACCTGCAATGGCCGCAAAGAAATTAGAACTTATGGGCCCCGTGACCAAAAATGAATGGGTGATGGTTGGTACAATGCTTCTTGCAGTTTCTTTGTGGGTTTTCGG AGATGCTATCGGTATCGCAAGTGTTGTTGCTGCCATGATTGGGTTATCAATTCTCTTACTACTCGGAGTTCTAGATTGGGATGATTGCTTAAGCGAAAAGTCCGCTTGGGATACTTTGGCTTGGTTTGCAGTTCTTGTGGGCATGGCTGGCCAGTTGACAAACCTTGGCATTGTAAGCTGGATGTCGAATTGTGTAGCCAAATCCCTCCAATCATTATCATTAAGCTGGCCTGCAGCATTCGTCCTTCTGCAAGCCGCTTATTTCTTGATCCACTACTTATTCGCAAGCCAAACAGGCCACGTTGGAGCACTATTTTCAGCCTTTCTTGCCATGCATCTGGCTTCTGGAGTGCCTGGTGTGCTATCAGCACTGGCTCTTGCTTACAACACCAATCTATTTGGTGCGTTGACACATTATAGCAGTGGTCAGGCAGCTGTATATTTTGGAG CTGGTTACATAGATCTTCCGGACGTCTTCAAATTTGGATTCATCATGGCCATAATCAACGCACTAATCTGGGGTGTCGTAGGGACGGTTTGGTGGAAGTTCTTGGGGTTGTATTGA